The Drosophila sechellia strain sech25 chromosome 2R, ASM438219v1, whole genome shotgun sequence nucleotide sequence ATTAGGCATTCCTTTTTCGCTTGTTGCGATCTTTTTTGGCCTGCTTCTGGTCTTCTATGGCCGCCTTCATGGTCTCCACGGCGCTTTGAGTATGACTTGTGGCTAATTGGGTCGCCTCGCTGTTGGGATACTTGAAGCTGAAGCCTCTGGGGAAGATGGGCTGAGCCAGCAGGGCATTAAGCTGGGCTCTGACCGTCTCCACGCGCAGCCGATTGCGACGTCGCTCAATCACAAAGGGGTCCTCATCCTGGTCACTGCCACTGCAAAAGTAAGTTAGTTATAGACTTCATTTAAAGGAGGTCTGGTTTAGAGAACTTACGATTCGTCATTGTAGCCATCAATGATCATGTCCATTTCCTCAGCGTGCTTCTTCATCCAGCCGCGCTCACTCTGCACGCGCTTCAGCTTCAGCTCCTCCTTGTCCAGATCTCGCGCCAGATTCACACGCTCGCGGACCGCTCCCAGAAAACGCTCCGAGATGGGGAAAAGCGGCAGATCCTCAGCTAAAAAGTATACGGATATGTAGAACCTCCTCCAGTTAGAAAGTCTTTCACTCACTTCTCTCCAATGTTTTGTACAGCTTCACATAGCTCTTGACCTCTCCCGGCTCCATGAACATGACTGTTATGCCATGCTTATTCGCTCGTGCTGTGCGTCCCGATCGGTGTACGTAGTTCTCACTGGTGCGCGGCACTTGGTAGTGGATCACATGCTCCACATTCGGTATGTCCAGGCCACGAGCAGCCACGTCAGTGGCTATCAGCAAACCTGTCGGACTGTCACGGAATCGCTCCAGGTTCTTCAGACGCTGCTTCTGGATCATGTTGGCATGCAGGGGTAGAGGATTGCAGTCCAGCAGGCCGAAGAGCGTGGCCAGTCGTTTTACGCAGTCTATGGAATTGCAGAAAACAATAGTGCGTCCTGGATGGCGCTGAATGAAATAGTAAAGATGGTAATCCTTGTGATCAATGGGGCACAGCAGACGGCTCTCGGTCAATGTTTGTGCGGTCTCTGCAATTGATCCTTATAAATCTGCTGTTTAGTCCATGATTAACTATGAATACTTACGCTGCGAGCTGGTTATATCCACAATCTTCGGCTGGGAAATGCCCAACTCCTCAATGAGACTTTCAATCTTCTGATCCACCGTCTGTTTCACAAACTTGGGCCGCTTACCCACATTTCGCTCTGAAAGTGAAAGAGTTCTGGTTACTTTATGGAATCTCGAAAGATCCGAGTAACTTACTCTGCATGTGATCGGGCAGATCATGGACCAACGTCAGAGTGGCCGAGTAAACAAAATTTTGGCGCTGATGCTTCTTCTGTTCGTCCGAATTGAGAACCTTGAGTAGACTGCGCAGCTCTTCGAAGTGTCCCTTCTCTACCATGCGATCCGTTTCGTCGATGACCAGGAAACTGACATCCTCGATCTTGCCCAAATGTCGATTACCCTGGGCGTAGAGTTCCCAGAGGCGACCAGGTGTGGCCACCACGATGTCCGGGCACTGGCGAAGCACTCGTTCTTGTTTCGCAACTGCTAGACCTCCGAAGATGGCTGCCACTCGAATGCCTGTATACTTTGCAGCGGCCACCAGGTGATTCTTGACCTGCACGGCCAACTCCCTGGTGGGTGTGAGAACCAGACCGTACAGGGGAGTCTGCACACGCTGGGTATGCTCCTCCGCATCGCTCTCCTCATCACTGGCACCGGAAACATGATCCAGTTCCTCCGGCGGGGGCGTCAGCTCGTGCTCATCTGCCGCTGGCTCCGGCTGCTGTCCCTTCACCTTGGGCGCTTTGCGTATGCCAGAGCGAATATTCCTTTGCTTCAGCTCCATGATTCCGGCGAGCATGGGTATGCCAAAGGCCAGGGTTTTTCCGCTGCCCGTCTCAGCTGCTCCAAGAATGTCCTTTTTGCCGTGGATGGCAGCCGGCAGAGTAAGTGCCTGGATTTGTGTGGGCGTCTTGAAGCCTTGCTCGCCGAGGGCACGCAGAATGGAAGCGGGAACACCCAGGCCGTTCCAGGCGGACACATCTTCGGCTTCGTCCGTGGGGATGGACACTAATTCGGGTGCCTCTTCGTCGCTCGACTCCTGCTGGTCTGCCGAATCTTCCGCCTTGGCCACTTCTTCTGCTTCGTCGTCTGATGGTGGTGGTCTGAGCAATGCGAAACGATCTGCCGCGTGTTCATCACTGGATTCCTCGCTGTTGTCGTTTTCCTTTCCCTTCGATTTCTTCTGTTTCCGCAGCTCCTTTCGCTTCTCACGCTTCTCCCGtagtttttgcattttttgcgCATGTCGCTCGGCCAGGCGGGCTTTCTTACTGGTCCTGGCAGCGACCGCTACTTCATCCTCGCTTTCAGATTCGGTGGAACTCTCGCTGGATTCCTGCTCGTCGCCCTTCGACACCTTCCTCTTTTTCTTCTTCAGCGTGCGCTCTCTGTCTGGATTCCGAGATGTGGTCCTCTTCTGCGAGGACTTCACCAGCGATGCATCGTAGTCCTTGAGGACCTCCAGACCAATTAATCCCTCGTAGCCGCCACAATCATCGGATATCACGTGGCCCTTGATTTTCACCTTCTGCCAGTTTTCCGCCTTCGAAAGTGCAGGCTCCTTTGCTGCGCCTTTTAGCAGCTTTGGTGGCTTTGCTGTTTTCTGCTTATTCTGAAccataattatatatttttaaactaaCAAAAGTTTAATAAACATGCAGTTAAAAAAACCGCGTGTTGAatgctgcttcttcttgccGCTGTTTGTTGACATTGGACAGGGCTGTTATGCTCAGCTGTTTGGTATGGAACTAAAAGTGCTAAAATAGTGTTGGAAAATGGCGAGATGTGCACTCGAGCTTGGCggttattttgaatttaaattttgttttgccaCTTGATACAAGAGCgtttaatttttgtgttgtttttatttactGTGTGGTTTATCTATACAAATCAAGTTTAATTCGATTAACATTCTGCTCGctctaaatttaaaaacagtTAGCTTATATTTGGTTTACTGCTCGCCAGTCACGCCCAGCTTCTTCTTCAGGGACTCGGGCAtttctggtggtggtgggcgtggcatgcgCAGGAACACCTTGACGGCATCGTAGATGAACCACTGGGCGGCGGTCAATGTGCCGATCATCACGATCCTGGGCACCAAACCGCCCCACAATcctgaaataaaaacaaagcgaaaGTTTTAATTGAGATTGACACAGGAAATCCCTCCAAGTGTCAGCACTTACCAGACCAACCCAGCTGCTTGGCCACGTCCAGGGCGGAGGCACCCTTGGCCTGGTTCAGCTTGGACACCACTGTGTCCGCCGGATGCGAGACGATGGCGCAGAACACGCCGGCAATGTAACCGGCGGCGAAGGTCACCACCAACTGCTCACCCTTGGTGCAATCGGCACGTGGCTTGGGCACCACATACTTGTACAGCAGCTCCAGCGTCCGCTCGAAGCAGGCGAACTTCATCATGGTGTACGGGATCTGGCGCATCCACAATGGCACCAGGCCCTTGTAGAAGGCGGTCACGCCCTCCTGGGCCGTCATCTTGGGCAGAGCCTCGCGCAGTGTCTTGGCGAATCCGGGCGTAGTCTGGATCTTGACCTTGGCCGCCTCCATGGGCGCCAGGGCGATGTCGGCGAAGAACTCAGCGGAGGCCGATGCAGCCAAATAGAGTCCGGTTCTGTAGAGGAATGCGTTCTCCTCGCCGATAGCATCGCCGTACACCTTCTTGAAGACCTCGTACAGGCCGAACTTGCACAGACCCTGCATCGAGTAGCCGATGAAGGTGGGTGCCCATCCCTTGGCCAATCCGCGGACGCCCTCCTCAGCCAAGCTGATGCGGAAACCGGTGAACACGCTCTTGTACTTGGCCGGGTCCACCTGCAGGCGGCACTTGACCAAATCCAGGGGCACCACCATGGTGTGTGTGGAGCCGCACGAGATGATGCCGCCCAGACCGCACAGCAGGAAGTAGTGGTTCGAGCCGAATTCGCAGGAGTCTGCAGAGGattaacaataattatatCCAACTCATTGGAGATTCCAGGAGGTGTCATCCCACTTACCACCCTCGGCAACGGCAGCGGCTGCGATGTTGTGGTTTGGAGTCAGCTGGCGTGGAGCAACATCCCTGAGGGTGGGGGTCACCACCGCGGAGGATGTGGGGGcggaagtgggcgtggctgacTGGCAGTTGACGCTGGTGAATGGCGACTTGAACGTTGAGTTCTGCGCGGCATCGAACAGGGACTTAAACATGATGCCTTAGAAAAAAGCCTTTGAAAATGGAGATCAAGGGTTTCGAAAGGTTTAAGGTTAAGGTCATGATGtaacaaattaaattccaaGTAGTACCGCCTACACAAAATACATGAtctattttaattgtttttaaatctataaattaatattttgtactttcttttggcaaaaaaattttaGTTCATAGAAGTTATGTTCTTAAATCCAGAAAGATTatacaattatttaaaaactgttTTTCTGGTATCATTATCATTTAACTATTAATTAGCAATAGTAAATTATGAGTATTGGCAATAATATATTCAATCCAAAACCACTTCGGCAAAACACCATAATTTTCGTAaactttctttttctttatattCAAATCGAGAATGTAtagttgcatttttttttacataactatttttttttctcattcGCCAAACACTTTTTATGCATTACGTAATGTTCTCCCCTGAGTACGTATTGTATCACTTTGCATATATTTCGAAATTGTTCGAAAACAGAACGGTTTTCAAAACACTGAGCAAACTTAAACACTCACTTCAAAGTGCGGGGTATCGGAGGAGGTGAAGTGCAGATACGGTTGAGATATAGTTGAAGTATAGAGTCGTTGTTGGGCTGAAGTGTGGGGACCCAAAACAACGTTCGTCGTGCGCCAGACCAGAAAACCAAATGCAGTGGCTGCAATGGAATAGTGAGAGCTAGCAGCTTCGGTTCAGGGTTGCCAGCCGAGTGCAAAGCCAACCGGTTGATAACGGTTTCGAAACGGTTGCGCATCGGGTAAGAACTTACGCCACAAATTCATAGGCAAACGGTATAAAGAGACTTTCTTTTGCAAGATATTGAATATGTTTGCTATCTCAGCCTTATGACATCGGTTAATAAGGGTTATGAAACGGTTGGGTATCGCGTAAAAACTTACACCAAAGATTCATAGCTTAGCTCTGAATAGTTTTGCTCTATAAGCCACCTGACAACCCCCGAATAGAGATTGTTATTTATGCACAGGCAATTCTTGGCCACCACAGCAAAAAAAGCCCATTGAGCAGCGTCTGGTTTGCTTATAAAATGTATAGgtgtaaaaataatttcattaacGTACGGCCAGCTGATCGGAGGACGAGCAATTGGCAGACCAATCGATTCATCCGATCGCTCTGGATCAAAGTTAAGATCTTGTGggttttttgcaaaatttaaacattttatttgaaacgTACAATGCTATTATAGATGTGTATTACTAAAATCAGTAGTTAGTAACTCTGTGGTCTTAGGGTCTATTACAAAAAACGGTATACGACATGGTATCTTACAATCAGACGACAAGTAAGTACATTTCTGTTGTTGGTGCTTATCAAATAAATGCTAAAAATATCGGAAGTATATAGCTGCACATAATATAGTAATACTTTTCGCAATAAATTACAgtaaaatacaatacaatacaaatacaatacATCGATCAAAAATGGCAGAAACAATGTCATCACTTAATAGTTGGTGTTCGTCTCGTCCTCGGAGGCTCTAATAGATACAGATGGGCCAACAATGGAGTCCACCGCGAGCTCACAAAACACATTGAGGGTTTGGAATGCGGGCCCAGCATTCTGGACTGGCGGCAGTTGAACTGCCCATTTTGGAAACTTACACAACTAAATTGGCAAACAAGCGGACATCTTACGCTCTAAAACTTAACAACGCTATTGTGGACTACGATTCGGCAGTTTCCATGTGCCGGTGCACCGTCACTGGTGCCAGGATGTAGTGCGGCCGGGTCTCATCCCCCTCGAGGGGCAACGTCGTCTGCCCGTAGACACCACCTGCTGGCGGACCGCGACATGGTGAGGGCGTGGCCTGCACCTGCTTGTAACGCTCCGTCTTTGAGGTCGGCTGATTGCTCAAGTAGGGATGCGTGTTTGGCTGCGAGGAGGACTGCTGGCGATTCGTGGGACTCGATATGGATGTGGATATGGACATGGTGTCCGATTTGCTGTGCCGCTTGTCGTGCAGCAGCAAAGGTTCCGCCAGCGTGAAGCACTGCTGGTCGGAACTGTCCTCGTGCGGCGTCATTGTGCTGTAGCCGTGATCCGACTCACCGTTGGGCGGCCGACGATAGCTACTGCCGCTGGAAACGTGGTAGGGCGAAATATCCGCCGCGTGCATCAACTGCCGCTGTGCAGATGCGTGGTCATAGCCGCCACCAAGAGGCGGCTCGTCATGCGCTTTGCAATCGTCAAAGTTGAACCTGGACAGCGGCAAGCCGTAATTCTCTTCCTGCACCGAATCCACATAGAAGTGCTCCTGCGTCTGCGCATCCAGATTGTGCCTGTAGCAGTAGATGGCAAAGCCAATCACCATGACAAGCACCACAATGGCTCCTCCCAGCGGACCGAATGCAGAGTAAGCGTGCTGCTCTCTCTGCGGATTGTGGGCGGCCAGCAGTTCCATCTCGTCCAGCTCACCGTAGGGTGTCAGCGAGGCAAGTACTCCGTTGAAGCAGCTCGCCTGGGACGAACAGAAGGCGGTCGAAAAACTATTGCCGTCCACATCCAACTGGCACCATTCGCAGCCCATCACTCCGAGGCATTCCCTTTGAGTGGAATACGTTTCGCATATGCCAGCAGAACCGGGACAATTCGGTAGAGCACTCAGTAGCTGCGTGGTCGGCGGAAGTGCAATGAAATGTTCACTTGGCGGTGGACAGTACGGAAATTGTCGCGTGTAGTTGGCAAAGTACATGAGGGACGATGGCGAGCTGCTGTCTCCCACCATTGGACACTCGCAGGGACACTCACAGTCTGTTTGGTCCATCCGCTTGCAGTTGAGACACTCTCTGTCGATTGTGCTGCACGGGCAAAAGGCGCCGCCATCGCAGCTGGAGTTTAGTACGGCAGCGAAGAGATTGCTGCCGCGGATCAGGGCAATCGCGTACTTGGTCCTCTCGCCGTGCACTACGTTGCCCAGGATGCTGGACAGAGATGTGTTGAAGGCGTAGTAGCGCTGCAACGTGCGGTTTTGGTAGCTGGCACAGCCGAGTTTCCGTACCAACTGGCCGTGGTTCAACATATCGTTGGCCAAATACGATTCCTTGTGTGTGAGGTGCTCATGTGGACGTCGCTGGTTTTTCGTGAGTGTGGCGGGCTGCAACATGCTGGGGTGGGCCAACAAATATCCCTCGTGCTCGAACAGCAGACACTTTATGTGCGGCAGCTGGCAGATCGGTGTGCCCTCCAGGATCAGGCGATAGTAGAAGGCATAAGGAACGTCCAGGGCTACCACTGCTACTGGTCTGTCCTGCTGGGCAGAGTGCAGTGCATGTGCCTTGCCTTCGAAGATGGTGTGTGCAATGGTGATTATGTATCCAGCTCCTCCGGCATCCAGATATGGAGCTGTGCTAACAATCTTTCCAGGCTGCGCTATTGCCTGTCGGAACCATGGCCTCCGCGTTGGATCATAGCTGCTGCTGAGCAAGCAACCTGGGTACAATTGCAGCACTCCGCTCACACTGGCGATGTAGCGTCGAATGACATGGCTGCGCAGTGATCCCCTTGCGTCCTGGTGCCGTCGTCTCAACTGCTGCATTGCCTGGTACAGGACACCCACTTCGTGACGAATACTGGGACGCAGCCCCATATTGGCCAGCAGGCCACTTGAGTCGCGAAGATAGGCCATTATAGACTCCACATGACGCAGCTGGGTGCGAGGCCTATTGTTGTGAAGGAATCCGAACGGAGACTCGAATGCGGCAGCACTCAGGAACAGGGTTGGAGCATCTGgaagaattttaaataaaatgatgTTGTAACATTTAGACCGGTTGGCGCATCACTAAAACTCACCCATTGTAGCTACTTGTCTGAAGTAGCGACAGGTTTTGGGCGGTGCACTGCCGCCTTGGTTTATATCCAGGCGATGGTAGAGCAGGTCCATGCTCTCTCCATAGTAGCCCGGTTCGTAGTTGGACACGGTGTCCTTCAGGTTATATCGTTGCGTGGAGGAAACATTGCGCAGTGGATCGCCTCCACTGCTTACCAGGCATAGTACATAGAAACCCAGCACGGATTGCCAGTAGTAGGTACGCTGGAGCCGCTGTCTGCCCACATAGACATCCGTGGTGACATTACCGCTCTCCTCGCGCAGAAGGCGATCCCGTATATGGCTGGAAAAATCCGTGGCGTTTTCAAGGTAAGCGATGTTTACGGGATACGAGGTCTCTCGCTGAATGAGCGGTCGCGGAAAAGCCGGATGAGCTAGCGTGTTTCCCGTCGAGCGATCGAGCAGAAAGGCATAACCTAAGCCCTGCTTGGCACTGGTTGTAGTACTGGGGTAGTTAAGTAGATCCTCAAGCAGATCCGACAGGTACAGGTTTACTCCTACAACACCGTAGGGAGGAACGGCATGCGTGATGGAGACAAGAACATCTGCAAGAAGGCAAAATAATGATTGGGAAATCAAGATTAATCGTTCTGTAACTCACCTCCGCTGTCTGCGTCCACAACTGGAGGGTGAACTTCCAGCGTATCACTCAAATATCGCTCTTGAAAGAGCGGTCCAAATATCCGCGAACTCGTTTGGGGTAACGATGTCTCCGCGTGCATTTTGCTGAGCACATAGAAGCGTCCAACCAAGTCAGACGGTTCCTGTCCACTGGGCCACCAACTTGAAACATCAATCTCGTACTTGGTGTAGTTCTGACTGGCCACATCGTTAAGGAATTGCTTTTCGTACATTATCCGCTTCTCGTCGAGCACCACCGCGCATGTGTTAATGATCACTGGAGCCCTGAGTCGTCTTTGACCATCGGCCACTACTCGCAGTACTGCCATTGCATCAGACAAATTGGTCAGCAGACCACGAGTAATGTAAACGAATTCCACTGGTTGCTCTGCCGTATTTATCATACCCGACTGTTGCAGTCGATGGAGTAGCTCAAAGGAGTACTCAAATCCCAAGGAGTGGTTTGTAAAAGCTTGTGCCCGGCTCAAGTTGTTAATGAAGCTAATAATTTCCTCCTTGTGCGCACGAGTCGCACAGTAGATGCCGTGGCCAGCCTCGGCGGGAAATGCTTCTAGGGACATGAAGTTCGCTTCACTCGCAACCGTAACCAGTGAAACTTTATCCGTATCTTCCAGCAGCTGAAGCATTTCGTGTACTGAAAATAAACccaaattattttgtttgcctttcaaTAAGAATCAATAACTTACCAAAGCTTTTTGAGAGGTCGAATAACTCCGCGCTTAGAGCTGATCCCACGTCGATGAGGAAGAGCACAAATTTCTGCTTAATAGCTGACACGAAGAGCTGACGAAAGTGAAGGCTAGCAGAAGCTCCATCTGAATTGGACAGGAAATATATGTGTTTAAAGTGATTGTCGCTAATTGGCTTGATATTCGAGTTTTCCGCATCGCTTCGACTGAGCCTGCGCTTGAGTAGTACTAGTTGATTCGATATGTAGCCATTGACAGCCAAGGAACGGGCATTATTCTCGTTCAGGAAGGTAGCGCGTGCATCATCCGACTTGAGATAGTTTAGGATTTGGATCTGCTGCCTGTTGTAGTGAATTGATTGGGTCGACGAGGAGCCGAACTCCAAGTCCGCATCGTAGTCAGGCTGGCAGCTCTCTATTTGGGTGTTCAAGTAGAGTTGGACATGCTCATCAGTTGGTGAGGCAGTGTTCCTGGCATGCAGATCTTCCAGCTCCATCTCCAAATCCATTTCGCTCTCCGActcctcatcctcgtcgtcgtaGCTGTACTGCCAGACCTTGGTGAGGTTGTAACGAAGCAGTTCGCGCAGTTCCAACGCCACGTAAGTGGCTTTCTGGATTTTTTTGCTCAGACGCTCGCTGAACAACTGCAAATCCCGCTGCAACTGGGGATTGACCAGACTGCTATCGTTGCTCGTAGCTTGACGAGTGTTTGACGCTCCTTTGGCGCTGCTGAAGTGCATGGAGTCAAAGATTTCCTGAAACGATTAGGGGCATTAAGTCCGAGTCTAAATGCTTGTGCAGTATAGATAGCCCACCTGTATCTTGGCCACCCTCAGCTCCGTATTGCGAATGTTCCGCAGTTTGCCCTCCATGCTGTGTCGCAGCTGCATGGCATTCTGCTGGTTGTGGTGCACGAAAAAGACGCTTCCCGGCGACTGCTGCAGCGGCATGAA carries:
- the LOC6621085 gene encoding ATP-dependent RNA helicase DDX24, with amino-acid sequence MVQNKQKTAKPPKLLKGAAKEPALSKAENWQKVKIKGHVISDDCGGYEGLIGLEVLKDYDASLVKSSQKRTTSRNPDRERTLKKKKRKVSKGDEQESSESSTESESEDEVAVAARTSKKARLAERHAQKMQKLREKREKRKELRKQKKSKGKENDNSEESSDEHAADRFALLRPPPSDDEAEEVAKAEDSADQQESSDEEAPELVSIPTDEAEDVSAWNGLGVPASILRALGEQGFKTPTQIQALTLPAAIHGKKDILGAAETGSGKTLAFGIPMLAGIMELKQRNIRSGIRKAPKVKGQQPEPAADEHELTPPPEELDHVSGASDEESDAEEHTQRVQTPLYGLVLTPTRELAVQVKNHLVAAAKYTGIRVAAIFGGLAVAKQERVLRQCPDIVVATPGRLWELYAQGNRHLGKIEDVSFLVIDETDRMVEKGHFEELRSLLKVLNSDEQKKHQRQNFVYSATLTLVHDLPDHMQKRNVGKRPKFVKQTVDQKIESLIEELGISQPKIVDITSSQQTAQTLTESRLLCPIDHKDYHLYYFIQRHPGRTIVFCNSIDCVKRLATLFGLLDCNPLPLHANMIQKQRLKNLERFRDSPTGLLIATDVAARGLDIPNVEHVIHYQVPRTSENYVHRSGRTARANKHGITVMFMEPGEVKSYVKLYKTLERTEDLPLFPISERFLGAVRERVNLARDLDKEELKLKRVQSERGWMKKHAEEMDMIIDGYNDESGSDQDEDPFVIERRRNRLRVETVRAQLNALLAQPIFPRGFSFKYPNSEATQLATSHTQSAVETMKAAIEDQKQAKKDRNKRKRNA
- the LOC6621089 gene encoding phosphate carrier protein, mitochondrial: MFKSLFDAAQNSTFKSPFTSVNCQSATPTSAPTSSAVVTPTLRDVAPRQLTPNHNIAAAAVAEGDSCEFGSNHYFLLCGLGGIISCGSTHTMVVPLDLVKCRLQVDPAKYKSVFTGFRISLAEEGVRGLAKGWAPTFIGYSMQGLCKFGLYEVFKKVYGDAIGEENAFLYRTGLYLAASASAEFFADIALAPMEAAKVKIQTTPGFAKTLREALPKMTAQEGVTAFYKGLVPLWMRQIPYTMMKFACFERTLELLYKYVVPKPRADCTKGEQLVVTFAAGYIAGVFCAIVSHPADTVVSKLNQAKGASALDVAKQLGWSGLWGGLVPRIVMIGTLTAAQWFIYDAVKVFLRMPRPPPPEMPESLKKKLGVTGEQ
- the LOC6610052 gene encoding VWFA and cache domain-containing protein CG16868; the protein is MWPNSHLNAVLLILAVLACTTSSQHVPLAIANSTSNQVPMDPGFMPLQQSPGSVFFVHHNQQNAMQLRHSMEGKLRNIRNTELRVAKIQEIFDSMHFSSAKGASNTRQATSNDSSLVNPQLQRDLQLFSERLSKKIQKATYVALELRELLRYNLTKVWQYSYDDEDEESESEMDLEMELEDLHARNTASPTDEHVQLYLNTQIESCQPDYDADLEFGSSSTQSIHYNRQQIQILNYLKSDDARATFLNENNARSLAVNGYISNQLVLLKRRLSRSDAENSNIKPISDNHFKHIYFLSNSDGASASLHFRQLFVSAIKQKFVLFLIDVGSALSAELFDLSKSFVHEMLQLLEDTDKVSLVTVASEANFMSLEAFPAEAGHGIYCATRAHKEEIISFINNLSRAQAFTNHSLGFEYSFELLHRLQQSGMINTAEQPVEFVYITRGLLTNLSDAMAVLRVVADGQRRLRAPVIINTCAVVLDEKRIMYEKQFLNDVASQNYTKYEIDVSSWWPSGQEPSDLVGRFYVLSKMHAETSLPQTSSRIFGPLFQERYLSDTLEVHPPVVDADSGDVLVSITHAVPPYGVVGVNLYLSDLLEDLLNYPSTTTSAKQGLGYAFLLDRSTGNTLAHPAFPRPLIQRETSYPVNIAYLENATDFSSHIRDRLLREESGNVTTDVYVGRQRLQRTYYWQSVLGFYVLCLVSSGGDPLRNVSSTQRYNLKDTVSNYEPGYYGESMDLLYHRLDINQGGSAPPKTCRYFRQVATMDAPTLFLSAAAFESPFGFLHNNRPRTQLRHVESIMAYLRDSSGLLANMGLRPSIRHEVGVLYQAMQQLRRRHQDARGSLRSHVIRRYIASVSGVLQLYPGCLLSSSYDPTRRPWFRQAIAQPGKIVSTAPYLDAGGAGYIITIAHTIFEGKAHALHSAQQDRPVAVVALDVPYAFYYRLILEGTPICQLPHIKCLLFEHEGYLLAHPSMLQPATLTKNQRRPHEHLTHKESYLANDMLNHGQLVRKLGCASYQNRTLQRYYAFNTSLSSILGNVVHGERTKYAIALIRGSNLFAAVLNSSCDGGAFCPCSTIDRECLNCKRMDQTDCECPCECPMVGDSSSPSSLMYFANYTRQFPYCPPPSEHFIALPPTTQLLSALPNCPGSAGICETYSTQRECLGVMGCEWCQLDVDGNSFSTAFCSSQASCFNGVLASLTPYGELDEMELLAAHNPQREQHAYSAFGPLGGAIVVLVMVIGFAIYCYRHNLDAQTQEHFYVDSVQEENYGLPLSRFNFDDCKAHDEPPLGGGYDHASAQRQLMHAADISPYHVSSGSSYRRPPNGESDHGYSTMTPHEDSSDQQCFTLAEPLLLHDKRHSKSDTMSISTSISSPTNRQQSSSQPNTHPYLSNQPTSKTERYKQVQATPSPCRGPPAGGVYGQTTLPLEGDETRPHYILAPVTVHRHMETAES